Proteins encoded within one genomic window of Amorphoplanes friuliensis DSM 7358:
- a CDS encoding class I SAM-dependent methyltransferase, with the protein MIDEDTLLGSAVVANNAMNRERQLTGANSYAKELGFDPVDLLGENSAWLDLCCGSGRALIQAATRVRAAALVGVDLVDAFDPVPGGAPPELICAPLLSWTPNRTFDLITCVHGLHYVGDKLAALGRAASWLSPGGRLVADLDLSAIDTGEPTTRRLASRLRAAGFTYDARRRRISRTGPAVLNLPYVYLGADDRAGPNYTGQPAVRSHYRVA; encoded by the coding sequence GTGATCGACGAGGACACGCTGCTGGGATCCGCGGTTGTCGCCAACAATGCGATGAACCGGGAACGGCAGTTGACCGGCGCCAACAGTTACGCCAAAGAGCTGGGCTTCGACCCGGTGGATCTGCTCGGTGAAAACTCCGCCTGGCTGGATCTGTGCTGCGGCAGCGGGCGGGCGCTGATCCAGGCCGCAACCCGGGTACGCGCCGCCGCGCTGGTCGGGGTCGATCTGGTGGACGCGTTCGATCCGGTGCCGGGTGGGGCGCCGCCGGAGCTCATCTGTGCGCCGTTGCTGAGCTGGACTCCGAACCGCACGTTCGACCTGATCACCTGCGTGCACGGCCTGCACTACGTGGGGGACAAGCTCGCGGCGCTGGGCCGGGCCGCGAGCTGGCTCAGTCCCGGCGGGCGGCTGGTCGCCGACCTCGACCTGTCCGCGATCGACACCGGTGAGCCCACCACCCGGCGCCTGGCGTCGCGTTTGAGGGCGGCCGGCTTCACCTACGATGCCCGCCGGCGCCGGATCAGCCGCACCGGTCCGGCCGTGCTGAACCTGCCCTACGTCTACCTGGGCGCCGACGACCGGGCCGGGCCCAACTACACCGGCCAGCCCGCGGTCCGCTCGCACTACCGGGTGGCGTGA
- a CDS encoding SDR family NAD(P)-dependent oxidoreductase, whose protein sequence is MELTAVVTGAARGIGRSVVEQLRAKGYRVVAVDVSPAVEELAEAGRVVPMVADVTGEATPGDVIGRATAEFGRLDLLVNNAARFLRRPILATSDADFDALFALNVRPVFRFVKAALPALTETRGCIVNTASISGLIGVPNQSVYAMTKGAIVQLTRQLAIEYAGRGVRVNAVAPGAVDTAFMDEAREADPDPAASLAATLANHPIGRMSTPGEVARAIVFLAAPESGGITGTILSVDGGYVAR, encoded by the coding sequence GTGGAGCTGACTGCTGTGGTGACCGGGGCGGCGCGGGGGATCGGGCGCAGTGTCGTGGAGCAGCTGCGGGCGAAGGGCTACCGGGTTGTCGCGGTTGATGTCTCGCCCGCCGTGGAGGAGCTGGCCGAGGCCGGCCGGGTGGTCCCGATGGTCGCCGACGTGACCGGTGAGGCGACGCCAGGCGACGTGATCGGGCGGGCGACAGCGGAGTTCGGGCGGCTCGACCTGCTGGTGAACAACGCGGCGCGGTTCCTGCGCCGGCCGATCCTGGCGACGAGCGACGCGGACTTCGACGCGTTGTTCGCCCTCAACGTGCGGCCGGTGTTCAGGTTCGTCAAGGCCGCCCTGCCGGCGCTGACGGAGACGCGGGGCTGCATCGTCAACACGGCGTCGATCTCGGGGTTGATCGGCGTGCCCAACCAGAGCGTCTACGCCATGACCAAGGGCGCGATCGTGCAGCTGACCCGGCAGCTCGCCATCGAGTACGCCGGCCGCGGCGTACGCGTCAACGCCGTCGCGCCTGGTGCCGTGGACACGGCCTTCATGGACGAGGCGCGGGAGGCGGACCCGGATCCCGCCGCGAGTCTGGCCGCCACCCTCGCGAACCACCCCATCGGGCGCATGTCGACACCCGGCGAGGTGGCCCGCGCGATCGTCTTCCTGGCCGCACCGGAGTCGGGCGGCATCACCGGCACGATCCTCAGTGTGGACGGCGGTTACGTGGCCCGCTGA
- a CDS encoding carboxymuconolactone decarboxylase family protein, translated as MSLTPRQTEIKEEFIRVRGTWSDTWEGVLRLDPEFLLAYLNFSAVPWRFGTLDPKVKEFIYIAIDANATHMYLPGVRQHIKAAFALGATPQEIMEVLELSATLGIHAMNIGVPILVQVLEEKGLRTGPAPLTERQEQIKAEFTKTRGYWHTFWDEILELTPEMFEAYTEFSSVPWRTGTLEPKVKEFIYIAFDTAATHLYVKGLKLHIENAIDHGATAQEILEVMEIASVLGIHGVTAAAPILLEEIEAQRAT; from the coding sequence ATGAGCCTCACCCCCCGCCAGACCGAGATCAAGGAAGAGTTCATCCGGGTACGCGGCACGTGGAGCGACACCTGGGAGGGTGTACTGCGCCTCGACCCCGAGTTCCTCCTGGCGTACCTGAACTTCTCCGCCGTGCCGTGGCGTTTCGGCACGCTCGACCCGAAGGTCAAGGAGTTCATCTACATCGCGATCGACGCGAACGCGACCCACATGTACCTGCCCGGCGTGCGCCAGCACATCAAGGCGGCGTTTGCGCTCGGGGCCACGCCGCAGGAGATCATGGAGGTTCTGGAGCTCTCCGCGACGCTGGGCATCCACGCGATGAACATCGGCGTACCGATCCTGGTCCAGGTTCTCGAGGAGAAGGGCCTGCGTACCGGCCCGGCGCCGCTGACCGAGCGCCAGGAGCAGATCAAGGCGGAGTTCACCAAGACACGCGGCTACTGGCACACGTTCTGGGACGAGATCCTCGAGCTGACACCGGAGATGTTCGAGGCGTACACGGAGTTCTCCTCGGTGCCGTGGCGCACCGGGACGCTCGAACCGAAGGTCAAGGAGTTCATCTACATCGCCTTCGACACCGCCGCGACACACCTCTACGTCAAGGGCCTCAAGCTCCACATCGAGAACGCCATCGACCACGGCGCGACGGCCCAGGAGATCCTCGAGGTCATGGAGATCGCGTCGGTGCTCGGCATCCACGGCGTCACCGCCGCCGCGCCGATCCTGCTGGAGGAAATCGAGGCTCAGCGGGCCACGTAA
- a CDS encoding NAD(P)-dependent oxidoreductase, with amino-acid sequence MTDTIAFIGLGNMGGPMSALLVAAGYRVQGFDPAAPARQALADAGGTAVATLSDAVQGASVIVLMLPNSDIVAATVHDPGFEAPPGTTVIDMSSSEPMRTRELAAELADRGITLLDAPVSGGVARARTGKLTIMAGGEQADLDRVAPVLACLGTVTRAGAVGSGHAVKALNNLLSATHLLVTCEAILAGERFGLDAETMLSIFNSSSGRSGSTENKWPNFILPGSYDSGFGLRLMLKDMRIATGLADQLGAPDPLGQASAELWARAAEELEPTADHTEIVNWLRKDHSR; translated from the coding sequence ATGACTGACACCATCGCCTTCATCGGCCTGGGCAACATGGGCGGCCCGATGTCCGCCCTGCTCGTCGCGGCCGGCTATCGCGTGCAAGGCTTCGACCCGGCCGCACCGGCACGGCAGGCGCTGGCCGACGCCGGCGGCACAGCCGTGGCGACGCTGTCCGACGCCGTGCAGGGCGCGTCGGTGATCGTGCTGATGCTGCCGAACTCCGACATCGTCGCGGCGACCGTGCACGATCCGGGCTTCGAGGCGCCGCCGGGCACCACGGTCATCGACATGAGCTCGTCGGAACCGATGCGCACCCGCGAACTCGCCGCCGAACTGGCCGATCGGGGCATCACGCTGCTCGACGCGCCTGTGTCCGGCGGTGTCGCGCGTGCGCGTACCGGGAAATTGACCATCATGGCCGGCGGCGAGCAGGCGGACCTCGACCGGGTCGCACCTGTCCTGGCCTGCCTCGGCACGGTCACGCGGGCGGGCGCGGTCGGCAGCGGCCACGCCGTCAAAGCGCTGAACAACCTGCTCTCCGCGACGCACCTGCTGGTCACCTGCGAGGCGATCCTGGCCGGTGAACGCTTCGGTCTCGACGCCGAGACCATGCTGTCGATCTTCAACAGCTCCAGCGGGCGCAGCGGCTCCACCGAGAACAAGTGGCCGAACTTCATCCTGCCCGGCAGCTACGACTCGGGTTTCGGGCTGCGGCTGATGCTCAAGGACATGCGCATCGCCACCGGCCTCGCCGACCAGCTCGGTGCTCCCGATCCGCTCGGGCAGGCCTCCGCCGAGCTGTGGGCGCGGGCCGCCGAGGAGCTCGAACCCACCGCCGACCACACCGAGATCGTGAACTGGCTGCGAAAGGACCACTCCCGATGA
- a CDS encoding cupin domain-containing protein, with translation MKIIHGRAEGSLSDQRATVTGDVWFDQVLPPTDGTTIATVFFAPGARTFWHSHEHGQILQVLAGQGLICSDGSTPEPIRAGDTIWVPPGERHWHGAAPGSFMTHTAISLGTTTWAEEVVDD, from the coding sequence ATGAAGATCATCCACGGCCGCGCCGAGGGCAGCCTGTCCGACCAGCGCGCGACCGTCACCGGGGACGTGTGGTTCGACCAGGTCCTGCCCCCGACCGACGGCACGACGATCGCCACGGTGTTCTTCGCCCCGGGCGCGCGGACGTTCTGGCACAGCCACGAGCACGGGCAGATCCTCCAGGTGCTGGCCGGGCAGGGACTCATCTGCTCCGACGGGTCCACCCCCGAGCCGATCCGGGCCGGGGACACCATCTGGGTCCCACCCGGCGAACGGCACTGGCACGGCGCCGCACCCGGCTCGTTCATGACCCACACCGCGATCTCGCTGGGCACCACCACCTGGGCCGAGGAGGTCGTCGATGACTGA
- a CDS encoding NAD(P)-dependent oxidoreductase → MRIGFAGLGNMGGRMSACIVRAGHEVLGFDVRAENVKSAGAEAAGSVAEVTDGSDIVLLSLPDSKVVEAVVLGDDGVLAHARPGQIIVDLSTAAPDSTARIHGLLAERGAAYLDAGISGGAAAAEKGALTLMVGGEAEALERARPVLDLFSSDVFHCGPSGAGHTVKLLNNFLNAIALSATAEVMVAGKKAGLDLQVLLDVLNASSGVNFATLNRFPKIIHGDYLKGGLTNTLMLKDVNLYVELVARLGVASPNSSGPLASFGLARALGYADEISNTVVDALGDLSGGVRLHTSEEPAA, encoded by the coding sequence ATGAGGATCGGCTTTGCGGGACTCGGGAACATGGGTGGCCGCATGTCCGCGTGCATCGTGCGCGCCGGCCACGAGGTGCTCGGCTTCGACGTCCGCGCCGAGAACGTCAAGTCGGCCGGCGCCGAAGCAGCGGGTTCGGTCGCCGAGGTCACCGACGGCAGCGACATCGTGCTGCTGTCGCTGCCGGACAGCAAGGTCGTCGAGGCGGTGGTGCTCGGCGACGACGGGGTGCTCGCCCACGCCCGGCCCGGCCAGATCATCGTCGACCTGTCCACGGCCGCACCGGACTCGACGGCACGGATCCACGGGTTGCTGGCCGAACGCGGGGCGGCGTACCTGGACGCCGGGATCTCCGGGGGTGCCGCCGCCGCGGAGAAGGGCGCGCTGACGCTGATGGTCGGCGGTGAGGCGGAGGCGCTCGAGCGGGCCCGGCCGGTCCTGGATCTTTTCTCCAGCGATGTCTTCCACTGTGGACCCAGCGGCGCCGGGCACACGGTGAAGCTGCTCAACAACTTCCTCAACGCGATCGCCCTGTCGGCCACCGCCGAGGTGATGGTCGCCGGCAAGAAGGCCGGTCTCGACCTGCAGGTGCTGCTCGACGTGCTGAACGCGAGCTCCGGCGTCAACTTCGCCACCCTGAACCGCTTCCCGAAGATCATCCACGGGGACTACCTCAAGGGTGGTCTCACCAACACGCTGATGCTCAAGGACGTGAACCTCTACGTCGAGCTCGTCGCGCGGCTGGGCGTGGCCAGTCCGAACTCGTCCGGGCCGCTCGCCAGCTTCGGTCTCGCCCGCGCGCTGGGGTACGCCGACGAGATCAGCAACACCGTTGTCGACGCCCTCGGAGACCTCTCCGGCGGGGTCCGGCTGCACACGAGCGAGGAGCCCGCCGCATGA
- a CDS encoding N-acyl homoserine lactonase family protein codes for MTARYQVTIVKYGTRQTVRSDVYLNHHLYGEPDGPIGMDYFFWVVRNTERTIVVDTGFSAIGGANRKRTTLIEPAAAFDALGVDRAAGPPVVITHAHYDHIGNLGLFPASPLTVAGAEYAFWTGPYADRTLLHHSVEDEEIASLKQADAEGRLRPFDDEADLAPGVRVIRLGGHTPGQSVVTVETTDGVVLLASDSVHYYEEFERSMPFTQVSGLVDMYAAFERIRTMLATGEVRHLVPGHDPDTLDRFTPVTGPLAGLAATIGEEC; via the coding sequence ATGACCGCGCGGTACCAGGTCACGATCGTCAAGTACGGGACCCGGCAGACCGTCCGCAGCGACGTCTACCTCAACCACCACCTGTACGGCGAACCGGACGGCCCGATCGGCATGGACTATTTCTTCTGGGTCGTCCGCAACACCGAGCGCACGATCGTCGTGGACACGGGCTTCTCGGCGATCGGCGGCGCGAACCGCAAGCGCACGACCCTGATCGAGCCGGCGGCCGCGTTCGACGCCCTCGGGGTCGACCGGGCCGCCGGACCGCCGGTCGTGATCACCCACGCGCACTACGACCACATCGGCAACCTCGGACTGTTCCCGGCCTCACCGCTGACCGTCGCCGGCGCCGAGTACGCGTTCTGGACCGGCCCGTACGCGGATCGCACCCTGCTGCACCACTCGGTGGAGGACGAGGAGATCGCCTCCCTGAAGCAGGCCGACGCCGAGGGCCGGCTGCGACCGTTCGACGACGAGGCCGACCTGGCTCCGGGCGTACGCGTGATCAGGCTGGGTGGCCACACGCCGGGCCAGAGTGTCGTGACGGTCGAGACCACCGACGGTGTGGTCCTCCTGGCCTCCGACTCGGTGCACTACTACGAGGAGTTCGAGCGCAGCATGCCGTTCACCCAGGTCTCCGGCCTGGTCGACATGTACGCGGCGTTCGAACGCATCCGCACGATGCTCGCCACGGGCGAGGTCCGCCACCTGGTCCCCGGTCACGACCCGGACACGCTCGACCGGTTCACCCCGGTGACCGGGCCACTCGCCGGCCTCGCGGCCACGATCGGAGAGGAATGCTGA
- a CDS encoding DUF6282 family protein — MMSVDYGFDPEADEDRKVPDEQADSLLVGAVDLHQHPGPSPFPRRMSILDAARDASQAGFRAIVAKSHHHSMITDILALRSAGLADLSTEVHGGVALNRTVGGLNPYAVELALRMGGRMVWFPTLSSAAHVKHHEHHDTGFPTSEVELRPNEIISILDDRGAVLPEVRDILSVIAAEDAVLTCGHLGVEESQALIDAALEAGISRIVVNHPIFVVGASVEQAVAWARKGVTIEHCIVMYFGRPERRRDLDELLTFIKEVGVERTVLSSDSGQKTNPLPVTLFRRAVRGLLDAGIGEDDLRRLVGTNAGQLLLS, encoded by the coding sequence ATGATGTCAGTCGATTACGGCTTCGACCCCGAGGCCGACGAGGACCGCAAAGTGCCGGACGAGCAGGCCGACAGCCTCCTGGTCGGTGCCGTGGACCTGCACCAGCACCCCGGTCCGAGCCCGTTCCCCCGCCGGATGAGCATCCTCGACGCGGCGCGGGACGCCTCGCAGGCCGGCTTCCGGGCGATCGTGGCGAAGTCCCACCACCACAGCATGATCACCGACATCCTGGCGCTGCGCTCGGCCGGGCTCGCGGACCTGTCGACGGAGGTGCACGGCGGGGTCGCGCTCAACCGGACGGTCGGCGGGCTCAACCCGTACGCGGTGGAGCTCGCGCTGCGGATGGGCGGTCGCATGGTGTGGTTCCCGACGCTGTCCTCCGCGGCCCACGTCAAACACCACGAGCACCACGACACGGGCTTCCCGACCTCCGAGGTGGAGCTGCGCCCCAACGAGATCATCTCGATCCTGGACGACCGCGGTGCCGTGCTGCCCGAGGTGCGCGACATCCTGTCGGTGATCGCGGCCGAGGACGCCGTGCTGACCTGTGGGCACCTCGGCGTCGAGGAGTCGCAGGCCCTGATCGACGCCGCGCTCGAGGCCGGCATCAGCCGGATCGTGGTCAACCACCCCATCTTTGTCGTCGGCGCCTCCGTCGAGCAGGCCGTGGCGTGGGCCCGCAAGGGCGTGACCATCGAGCACTGCATCGTCATGTACTTCGGCCGCCCGGAACGCCGGCGCGATCTCGACGAGCTGCTGACCTTCATCAAGGAGGTCGGTGTCGAGCGGACCGTGCTGTCGTCGGACTCCGGCCAGAAGACCAATCCGCTGCCGGTGACACTCTTCCGCCGGGCCGTCCGCGGACTGCTCGATGCCGGTATCGGCGAGGACGACCTCCGGCGGCTGGTCGGCACCAACGCCGGGCAGTTGCTCCTGTCATGA
- a CDS encoding ABC transporter ATP-binding protein has protein sequence MNSPAIGATGARVELVDLCKRYGTAEPPAVDSIALDIQPGEFITLLGPSGSGKTTTLNMIVGFTEPTSGRIELNGKDISRTPAHKRNFGMVFQNYALFPHLTVAQNVAFPLRERKVPAAQSAKLVGDALELVDLGGMGNRRPHELSGGQQQRVALARAVVFSPSVLLLDEPLSALDRKLRQSLQREIKRLHDELGLTFVFVTHDQDEAMTLSDRIAIFDHGKIVAVGTPAELYHRPTTQFVARFLGESNVFAGRYRSADVYEWNDRKWTVRETGDGTENQALIVRPERLQVAFDEESVPSGSNVAPAAVTDVSFYGTYYRIELAFDDNSTGMAVLPVGAPAVVDPGTRVIAHWRPEDQVLVSQ, from the coding sequence ATGAACAGCCCCGCGATCGGCGCCACCGGCGCCCGGGTCGAGCTGGTCGACCTCTGCAAACGGTACGGGACCGCCGAGCCGCCCGCCGTCGACAGCATCGCCCTCGACATCCAGCCGGGTGAGTTCATCACGCTGCTCGGGCCGAGCGGCTCGGGCAAGACGACCACGCTCAACATGATCGTCGGCTTCACCGAGCCCACCTCGGGCCGCATCGAGCTCAACGGCAAGGACATCTCCCGGACGCCGGCGCACAAGCGCAACTTCGGGATGGTGTTCCAGAACTACGCGCTCTTCCCGCACCTCACGGTGGCCCAGAACGTGGCTTTCCCGCTGCGCGAGCGCAAGGTGCCGGCGGCGCAGTCGGCCAAGCTGGTCGGCGACGCGCTGGAGCTGGTCGACCTCGGCGGCATGGGCAACCGGCGCCCGCACGAGCTGTCCGGCGGCCAGCAGCAGCGGGTCGCGCTGGCCCGCGCCGTGGTCTTCTCCCCCAGCGTGCTGCTGCTCGACGAGCCGCTCAGCGCGCTCGACCGCAAACTCCGGCAGTCGCTGCAGCGTGAGATCAAGCGCCTGCACGACGAGCTGGGCCTGACCTTCGTCTTCGTCACGCACGACCAGGACGAGGCGATGACCCTGTCCGACCGGATCGCGATCTTCGACCACGGGAAGATCGTCGCCGTCGGCACCCCGGCCGAGCTCTACCACCGGCCCACGACGCAGTTCGTCGCCCGCTTCCTGGGCGAGTCCAACGTCTTCGCCGGCCGGTACCGCTCGGCCGACGTCTACGAGTGGAACGACCGCAAGTGGACCGTCCGCGAGACCGGTGACGGCACCGAGAACCAGGCGCTGATCGTGCGCCCGGAACGTCTGCAGGTCGCCTTCGACGAGGAGTCGGTGCCGTCCGGGAGCAACGTCGCTCCGGCCGCGGTCACCGACGTCTCCTTCTACGGCACGTACTACCGGATCGAGCTGGCGTTCGACGACAACTCGACCGGCATGGCGGTGCTGCCCGTCGGCGCGCCGGCGGTGGTGGACCCGGGCACCCGGGTCATCGCCCACTGGCGCCCCGAAGACCAAGTCCTGGTTTCCCAGTGA
- a CDS encoding ABC transporter permease subunit has product MAVSTATPEAPTTGRLGPARAGRARWAGWLFLAPALIALVVLFVVPLFSLVVDSFTEPETGLGNYASLFTDGYTIRVLGRTLFIALVVSVIGALLAYPYAYAMTLVGPTTRALLVTIVLIPFWTSMLARNFAWLVLLQDGGVVQRILTPFGLGDVRLLGTPLAVGISMTQVLLPFLVLPMYSAMSQIDGRLVAAGQSLGAPRSRAFRRVYLPLSAPGVIAGMSLVFVLALGFYVTPALLGSTRSAMIAQVINVRAKELLDFGGAGAMGMFLLVVTLIVLALSRRLAGQNVAVAAAGGQPSRAGSTSDNAAPVRPWLRIHTTIVAIILVAPTLVVIPMSFSASETFRFPPDGWTLRWYENLFTSPEWTAAILNTLQVGIYTAVIATVLGTMAAFGLARLRPRWRGPVNGFLLSPMIVPHILVALVVFSAFLQLGLNGTLIGIILAHTAMALPFVVIAVTARLQGMDGRLPGVAASLGASPISAFRRVTLPLVLPGILSGAVLAFVTSLDEVVIALFLQAPGAITLPVQMFNSITVQIDPTISAASSLMVVLVSVPILLAQVVGARRGKKGTR; this is encoded by the coding sequence ATGGCCGTCTCGACCGCCACACCCGAGGCGCCCACGACCGGGCGCCTCGGCCCGGCCCGGGCGGGCAGGGCGCGCTGGGCCGGCTGGCTGTTCCTCGCGCCCGCGCTGATCGCCCTGGTGGTCCTGTTCGTGGTGCCGCTGTTCAGCCTCGTGGTGGACAGCTTCACCGAGCCGGAGACCGGACTCGGGAACTACGCCTCGCTGTTCACCGACGGCTACACGATCCGGGTGCTCGGGCGCACGCTGTTCATCGCGCTCGTCGTGTCGGTCATCGGGGCGCTGCTGGCCTATCCGTACGCGTACGCGATGACCCTGGTCGGACCGACCACGCGGGCCCTGCTGGTCACCATCGTGCTCATCCCGTTCTGGACGAGCATGCTGGCGCGCAACTTCGCGTGGCTGGTGCTGCTGCAGGACGGCGGTGTGGTGCAGCGCATCCTCACCCCGTTCGGGCTCGGTGACGTCCGCCTGCTCGGCACTCCCCTGGCCGTCGGCATCTCGATGACCCAGGTGCTGCTGCCGTTCCTGGTCCTGCCGATGTACAGCGCGATGTCGCAGATCGACGGCCGGCTGGTCGCGGCCGGGCAGAGCCTCGGCGCACCGCGGTCACGCGCCTTCCGCCGGGTCTACCTGCCGCTGTCCGCGCCGGGTGTCATCGCCGGCATGTCACTGGTCTTCGTGCTGGCCCTGGGCTTCTACGTCACACCGGCCCTGCTCGGCTCGACGCGCAGCGCGATGATCGCCCAGGTCATCAACGTGCGCGCCAAGGAGCTCCTGGACTTCGGCGGCGCCGGCGCGATGGGCATGTTCCTGCTGGTCGTCACGCTGATCGTGCTCGCCCTGAGCCGCCGCCTGGCGGGGCAGAACGTCGCGGTGGCCGCGGCCGGCGGTCAGCCTTCCCGCGCCGGTTCCACCTCCGACAACGCCGCCCCGGTACGCCCGTGGCTCCGCATCCACACGACGATCGTGGCGATCATCCTGGTCGCCCCGACGCTGGTGGTGATCCCGATGAGCTTCTCGGCGTCCGAGACGTTCCGCTTCCCGCCGGACGGCTGGACGCTGCGCTGGTACGAGAACCTCTTCACCTCGCCCGAGTGGACCGCCGCGATCCTCAACACGCTGCAGGTGGGCATCTACACGGCGGTGATCGCGACCGTGCTCGGCACGATGGCGGCGTTCGGGCTGGCCCGGTTGCGTCCGCGGTGGCGGGGACCGGTCAACGGCTTCCTGCTGTCGCCGATGATCGTCCCGCACATCCTGGTGGCGCTGGTCGTGTTCTCGGCGTTCCTCCAGCTCGGCCTGAACGGCACGCTGATCGGCATCATCCTGGCGCACACCGCGATGGCGCTGCCGTTCGTGGTGATCGCCGTGACCGCACGGCTGCAGGGCATGGACGGGCGGCTGCCCGGTGTGGCGGCGAGCCTGGGTGCGAGCCCGATCTCGGCGTTCCGGCGGGTGACGCTGCCGCTGGTGCTGCCCGGCATCCTCTCCGGCGCCGTGCTGGCCTTCGTGACCTCGCTCGACGAGGTGGTCATCGCGCTGTTCCTGCAGGCCCCGGGGGCGATCACGCTGCCGGTGCAGATGTTCAACAGCATCACCGTCCAGATCGACCCGACGATCTCCGCCGCGTCGAGCCTGATGGTCGTGCTGGTCAGTGTTCCCATCCTGCTCGCCCAGGTCGTCGGCGCACGACGCGGCAAGAAAGGCACCCGATGA
- a CDS encoding extracellular solute-binding protein, whose translation MKTYRFLTTIAIGTLLLSACGVGGDSGTGAADEKALTWASTGGQFQEDEKKALQEPFTASTGTKFTNISPAEQAQVRTMVKAGKTIWDLANMSWIYAGAYCGELFEKLDDPALDRSKFPEGTTGDCFVPTYRYANIFSYNADLYPGEKPTKINDFFDTKRFPGKRVVYDYPKAGLFEAALVADGVAPEAVYPIDLDRAFKKIDTIKDSLVFAPSYGAIQQMMVDKQAGMVLTVTARTIVSAQSGAKLVPVWDFNTTDIGALVIPKGAPHKALAQQMLAFVTEPAQSIAYAKLTGTAPARPEIDLNSVGYTEEQKKYNAFLPDRGRTLEQDKQWWIDNTDALVKRWTSWKVG comes from the coding sequence ATGAAGACATACCGATTCCTCACGACGATAGCGATCGGCACACTCCTCCTCTCGGCCTGCGGTGTGGGCGGCGACTCCGGCACCGGCGCCGCCGACGAGAAGGCGCTGACGTGGGCCAGTACCGGCGGGCAGTTCCAGGAGGACGAGAAGAAGGCGCTCCAGGAGCCGTTCACCGCCTCGACCGGGACGAAGTTCACCAACATCAGCCCGGCCGAGCAGGCGCAGGTGCGGACGATGGTGAAGGCCGGCAAGACCATCTGGGACCTGGCCAACATGAGCTGGATCTACGCCGGCGCCTACTGCGGTGAGCTCTTCGAGAAGCTGGACGACCCGGCCCTGGACCGCAGCAAGTTCCCCGAGGGCACGACCGGTGACTGCTTCGTCCCGACCTACCGGTACGCCAACATCTTCAGCTACAACGCCGACCTCTACCCCGGCGAGAAGCCCACGAAGATCAACGACTTCTTCGACACCAAGCGCTTCCCGGGCAAGCGGGTCGTCTACGACTACCCGAAGGCGGGGCTGTTCGAGGCCGCGCTGGTCGCCGACGGGGTGGCGCCCGAGGCGGTCTACCCGATCGACCTCGACCGGGCCTTCAAGAAGATCGACACGATCAAGGACTCGCTGGTCTTCGCGCCCAGTTACGGCGCGATCCAGCAGATGATGGTCGACAAGCAGGCCGGCATGGTCCTCACGGTCACCGCCCGCACGATCGTCTCGGCGCAGAGCGGCGCGAAACTGGTGCCGGTCTGGGACTTCAACACCACCGACATCGGCGCGCTGGTCATCCCCAAGGGCGCACCGCACAAGGCCCTCGCCCAGCAGATGCTCGCCTTTGTCACCGAGCCGGCGCAGTCGATCGCGTACGCCAAGCTGACCGGCACCGCACCCGCCCGGCCTGAGATCGACCTCAACTCGGTCGGCTACACGGAGGAGCAGAAGAAGTACAACGCCTTCCTGCCCGACCGCGGCCGCACGCTGGAGCAGGACAAGCAGTGGTGGATCGACAACACCGACGCGCTGGTCAAGCGCTGGACCAGCTGGAAGGTCGGCTGA